The following coding sequences lie in one Zingiber officinale cultivar Zhangliang chromosome 2B, Zo_v1.1, whole genome shotgun sequence genomic window:
- the LOC122045360 gene encoding E3 ubiquitin-protein ligase RDUF2-like isoform X1: MERSSPQWCHRCCRFISVWQDAGVCPDCGGGFVDVPSLFHSSSLTADEIRRGRVPSAVVDSAAADGRPSRPSEIRFRSNSRPSTSDRSPFNPVIVLPGPREGARTDTDRATTNSFELYYYEGTGSDLRPLPESMSNFLMSSGFERILDHLTRIETNEIGSRYGFDHPPASKAAIESMPMVEIADRHVALEFYCAVCKDPFELGAEAREMPCKHIYHHDCILPWLSLRNSCPVCRQEMPTDVQQPDGDEDASMAGNEDEMVGLTIWRLPGGGFAVGRFTGDRRAAEREFPTVYTEMDGRFNTNGAPRRIAWSTRENRSHHRGGIGRTLRNMFSFFRRLRSSTPLSSSRLNSNSQSSSNLSVRYRRSSIFNRRSRRRSSSWASNDGTVNAARW, encoded by the coding sequence ATGGAGAGGTCGTCGCCGCAATGGTGCCACCGCTGCTGTCGCTTCATCTCCGTTTGGCAGGACGCTGGCGTCTGCCCGGACTGCGGCGGCGGTTTTGTGGATGTGCCTAGCCTATTTCACTCGTCCTCTTTGACTGCCGACGAGATTCGTCGAGGACGGGTCCCCTCCGCCGTGGTCGACTCTGCCGCCGCCGATGGGCGGCCTAGCCGGCCCTCAGAGATTAGGTTCCGTAGTAACAGCCGCCCGTCCACTAGCGACCGTTCTCCCTTCAACCCCGTCATCGTCCTCCCCGGTCCTCGTGAAGGCGCACGAACCGATACGGATCGGGCCACCACCAACAGCTTCGAACTATACTACTACGAAGGTACAGGATCAGACCTCCGTCCCTTGCCGGAAAGCATGTCTAATTTCTTGATGAGCTCTGGGTTTGAGAGGATTCTCGATCACCTTACTCGGATTGAGACCAATGAAATAGGCAGCAGGTATGGGTTTGATCACCCGCCTGCTTCAAAGGCTGCCATCGAGTCTATGCCCATGGTCGAAATTGCTGACCGTCATGTTGCCCTGGAATTCTATTGCGCCGTCTGCAAAGACCCTTTCGAGCTTGGAGCTGAGGCGCGCGAAATGCCCTGCAAGCATATCTACCATCACGATTGCATCTTGCCTTGGCTCTCGCTGAGAAATTCCTGTCCTGTTTGCCGACAGGAAATGCCAACGGATGTGCAGCAACCAGATGGGGACGAAGATGCTTCCATGGCTGGGAACGAGGACGAGATGGTTGGGCTTACCATATGGAGACTTCCGGGAGGTGGGTTTGCTGTAGGAAGATTCACAGGTGACAGGAGAGCTGCTGAAAGGGAGTTTCCAACCGTTTACACAGAGATGGATGGCAGATTCAATACTAATGGGGCACCAAGAAGGATAGCATGGTCCACGAGAGAGAACCGGTCGCATCATCGTGGAGGAATTGGCCGGACCCTCCGCAATATGTTTTCATTCTTCAGGCGTTTGAGGTCTTCTACTCCATTATCTTCATCAAGGTTAAATTCCAATTCCCAGTCTTCCTCAAACCTTTCTGTTAGATACAGGCGATCTTCCATTTTCAATAGGAGATCAAGAAGACGTAGTTCAAGTTGGGCATCAAATGATGGAACTGTCAATGCAGCAAGATGGTAA
- the LOC122045360 gene encoding E3 ubiquitin-protein ligase RDUF1-like isoform X2 codes for MERSSPQWCHRCCRFISVWQDAGVCPDCGGGFVDVPSLFHSSSLTADEIRRGRVPSAVVDSAAADGRPSRPSEIRFRSNSRPSTSDRSPFNPVIVLPGPREGARTDTDRATTNSFELYYYEGTGSDLRPLPESMSNFLMSSGFERILDHLTRIETNEIGSRYGFDHPPASKAAIESMPMVEIADRHVALEFYCAVCKDPFELGAEAREMPCKHIYHHDCILPWLSLRNSCPVCRQEMPTDVQQPDGDEDASMAGNEDEMVGLTIWRLPGGGFAVGRFTGDRRAAEREFPTVYTEMDGRFNTNGAPRRIAWSTRENRSHHRGGIGRTLRNMFSFFRRLRRSSIFNRRSRRRSSSWASNDGTVNAARW; via the exons ATGGAGAGGTCGTCGCCGCAATGGTGCCACCGCTGCTGTCGCTTCATCTCCGTTTGGCAGGACGCTGGCGTCTGCCCGGACTGCGGCGGCGGTTTTGTGGATGTGCCTAGCCTATTTCACTCGTCCTCTTTGACTGCCGACGAGATTCGTCGAGGACGGGTCCCCTCCGCCGTGGTCGACTCTGCCGCCGCCGATGGGCGGCCTAGCCGGCCCTCAGAGATTAGGTTCCGTAGTAACAGCCGCCCGTCCACTAGCGACCGTTCTCCCTTCAACCCCGTCATCGTCCTCCCCGGTCCTCGTGAAGGCGCACGAACCGATACGGATCGGGCCACCACCAACAGCTTCGAACTATACTACTACGAAGGTACAGGATCAGACCTCCGTCCCTTGCCGGAAAGCATGTCTAATTTCTTGATGAGCTCTGGGTTTGAGAGGATTCTCGATCACCTTACTCGGATTGAGACCAATGAAATAGGCAGCAGGTATGGGTTTGATCACCCGCCTGCTTCAAAGGCTGCCATCGAGTCTATGCCCATGGTCGAAATTGCTGACCGTCATGTTGCCCTGGAATTCTATTGCGCCGTCTGCAAAGACCCTTTCGAGCTTGGAGCTGAGGCGCGCGAAATGCCCTGCAAGCATATCTACCATCACGATTGCATCTTGCCTTGGCTCTCGCTGAGAAATTCCTGTCCTGTTTGCCGACAGGAAATGCCAACGGATGTGCAGCAACCAGATGGGGACGAAGATGCTTCCATGGCTGGGAACGAGGACGAGATGGTTGGGCTTACCATATGGAGACTTCCGGGAGGTGGGTTTGCTGTAGGAAGATTCACAGGTGACAGGAGAGCTGCTGAAAGGGAGTTTCCAACCGTTTACACAGAGATGGATGGCAGATTCAATACTAATGGGGCACCAAGAAGGATAGCATGGTCCACGAGAGAGAACCGGTCGCATCATCGTGGAGGAATTGGCCGGACCCTCCGCAATATGTTTTCATTCTTCAGGCGTTTGAG GCGATCTTCCATTTTCAATAGGAGATCAAGAAGACGTAGTTCAAGTTGGGCATCAAATGATGGAACTGTCAATGCAGCAAGATGGTAA